GCCATGTGCACTTTAACAGCTGTAACTACAAACCAGAATCGCTGTTAACAGCCatgaaaaggcagcaaaaatgTTACCTGCACTACAAAtccaccctgtgccagcacaAAGAACACCAAGGCAGCTGTTGGCAAGGTTTTACAGCacaagttttgttttctcaccTATTGTAAAATAGTGatctacaaattccattcttaccATCCTTCCAAATCAGAGTAAAGCCCAACTGATATTCATGACGTGGCTGCTTCTTGGTCTGCTCTCCAAAGCATTTCAGGAGGTTTTCTGGCACACTTTTCACGGATGAATGTGTGTGAACAGCTGATAATACTTTGTAGCGTTCACAAAGCAGACTGTGTAGCACTAACAATGACAGTGGAGGGTGGGAAGGATTTGCATTGATGACAACGTCTTTCAGGGCACCATAATCCTAAATGGAAAGTGAAACATTGAGCAAAGACACATTCCAGATCATACTTGCAAGCAGTGCTTTCATGTGACAGCAAAATGCACACAGCCATGCACATCTGACATTCTAATGATACTCGGGTAAATCAGTTCAAGTTCAGACATTTAAAACCTGTTTAAACCTTTAAACATCTTCCTTCCCCAACATACAATTCAAGGATGTGACTGAGGCAAATTCTAGTCCAATCTGAAGCCAAAGTTAAAATTTCCAGTTTAGTTACAAGAAACCAACTgttataatttcaaaattaacaaTTCTAGCTTTGAATTAAATCCAAATAAGCATCTATAAGgttaatatttataaatatttgtatcTCTAATCTGGGTGCCTACAATGAATTGGCAGTTTTAGGTTATCTACAAGGATACAAGACACTGTAGAGTTCTGAATGTCCCAGGTTTTAATGCCACCTTTCCAACCCTGAAAACTTGAGTGTTGAGAAAGTACCTACCGATGTGCCTGCCCAACTAAACTTACCTTTCCAAGCATCAAATCTAAATCTGCTCCATTTGTTGTCAAAGGAGAGAATTCATCAGTTTGAATGACATTTGTTACATCAAAGTCAGCATCTGGGGTCTGTATCATCTTTGAGAGCCCATCCACAGCACTCTTCAGTTCGTACAAGCGCTTTAGAATCTCCTCCTGACGGGATTCAAGTGCTTGAAGTGACGGGTCAGCCTCTTCCTAGAGAGGCAAAAACAAAGCCACATAAATGTTCACTCAGCTCAGTGTCAAAATCGTGCAGGGCTCACTTGACATAAGTTTTGAAAGACTTTAATACATTGAAATAACCAGAACATTGCCAATGTCATGGACTTACATCTCTTGTCTGTATGAATGTGGTGAGGGGCTCATTTAATCAATCTCTGAAATCTTCCttgcttatttttaaaccaTTAACTATGTAACTCTGtaacacaggaaaaatcagACCACCACTATAGAAACTTAAAAGCTGGCAGTGAAGTGATGAATTAAAACTCAAAAAAGAAGAGCAGACGGATACATTTAAGCACAGGCTGCCAAACAAGGAAACTTTTGACAATTCAGGCAGTTAATGAAAGTAAAAAACCCTGCAGGTTTGGGTGGATGGTGTATTGCAGAAAATCACTGTTTGTAGTCATTTTGGTTTCAGAGaatatagaggaaaaaaaaggccatgGGCTTTGTTACATGTTAATACCAGTACAGCTTGTTATCTCAATTACCTTAGAAGCCTCTTATCTTACAACCTcctttaaaagatgaaaaatgtattCCTATGGGAGGTTTTAAACCCACAAACTTAATTAACATCTTTATATAATTCATTTGCAAGTATCCTGAATAAGGATTAGGAAACCCAATCTATAATGCAAACTTGTTTAAGCCTAACAGAGACAGCAAACAGAGTATCTGAGTAAAAACTTTACACCTATTTAACACAATATTCTCAAAGATAAGGAATCACCTGTTAAGTGATCACTATTTAGCCATTGCACAATTCCATGACATAAAAACCACTCTAAGAGGAGACTGGTACTAAGTTTGCTGCTGCAATGGGAAGGCATCTTGGTAATCGTTTCTGCGAAGTTCTGCCCCAAATCTGCCCCTGCTCAGTGTCTGCCCCACCGGCCCGGGGCGGGCACGGCCCGTGCTCGCTGCACACCGAGCGAACAGCGCGGCCTGCGGGCCCTCCGCGCAGTCCTGACCCGCAGGGAGCCTGTGCCTGCACAAACACACCAGCTTTTGGTCTTTCTCcttgtttaaaaaagaagtgaacCTATAAATAGAGGGGGTGTAGGTGGCTGAAGCAACAGCGGAGCCGGCGGAGCGATGATGCAGCAGAAGGAACGAGGCCTGGGCAGTCCAGCCCGGGGCTGGCGGGGAGCGGGCACAGAAAGCGACACGGGGACACCCGCGAGAGCCCAGAACAGCCACGCTGAACATCACCGAAGGCTTTAAAGCGTTACAGAGAAACTCCTGAGAACGCTGAGCTTATCTAATTCATCCCGGGACGTGTCGCTGGCGGCGAGGAGCCAGCGCCGCCGTGGCGAGCCCCGCGGGCCGCGGCCCCAGCACGCCGTTCCACGCGTCCCCCCGGCACTGCCCCGGTCCTACCTGCGCGGCCGCGGCGCTGGGGGCGCGGTGCAGGTTGGGCAGGCGGTACATGCAGGTGGGCAGGTGCTCCGCCAGCACCTCCGCGCTGTGCAGCGGCCGCACCGTGTACATCGCGGGCATGGCGGCTCCTGCccgcccgcgcccgccgccggcCCGCCCCCCACGCGCGCCCATTGGCCCAGACGGGACAGCGGCGCGGTACTGACACACACGACACCCAATAGAATGCCGATGAGCTCCCCCGCCTTCCTGCCATTGGCTAGCGGGGCGGGTCCTCACAGGGCGGtgggcggagcggggcggggtCGGTGTGGGGCGGGCGCGTCTGGCCGAGCGGGGCCGCGGCCTGAGCCGGGTCCCGTCCCGTTCTGTGCCGGCCCAgcccgtcccatcccatcccaccccacccgGGTCCCGATGGAGGAGGCTGCGCCCTGGTGAgtgcccgccccggccccggccccggcccccctCGCCCGGGCCGCCTCTCTCCCCGCACTGGCCATGCCGCGGTTCCGGCCTCCCCTCGGTTCCCGCCCCCTCCCGGCGCTCTCGGGGTGCCTGAGGGGTTCGGGTGCGGCCCCCGCGGGCATCGCTGTGTGTGTGGCCTCCCCGCAGCCTCGCTCGGGGCACAGACACCTCACCGCGCTGTGTCCCGCCCTTCTGTCCCCAGCCCGCCGCCCTCCGCAACCATCCGGCCCATCGACCGCACGTCGGTGCATCGCATCTGCTCGGGGCAGGT
This genomic window from Pithys albifrons albifrons isolate INPA30051 chromosome 16, PitAlb_v1, whole genome shotgun sequence contains:
- the AIMP2 gene encoding aminoacyl tRNA synthase complex-interacting multifunctional protein 2 isoform X1, which codes for MPAMYTVRPLHSAEVLAEHLPTCMYRLPNLHRAPSAAAAQEEADPSLQALESRQEEILKRLYELKSAVDGLSKMIQTPDADFDVTNVIQTDEFSPLTTNGADLDLMLGKDYGALKDVVINANPSHPPLSLLVLHSLLCERYKVLSAVHTHSSVKSVPENLLKCFGEQTKKQPRHEYQLGFTLIWKDVPKPQMKFSIQTMCPIEGEGNIARFLFSLLGQKCSAVTSTLVDSWVDTALFQLREGSSKERAAVLRSMNAALGRGPWLVGSDLSVADVVAWCALRQTGTANAAPANVQKWMKSCENLAPFSSVMKLLK